The Georgenia sp. TF02-10 genome window below encodes:
- a CDS encoding sensor histidine kinase, with protein sequence MAREVGLRARLADVSTRRSTIDSLAALAALFFLGLPSITVTGSLGQPGGAAAVAAGIVMPVALAWRRSRPAASAATVYAAALVHLIAGAVVIPADVLVLVALYSVTIYGPVWARRAGLAGALAGAVLLPLAAGYTYGPPAPAAVATMSFGVGGVVLAVWGLAIMRRGRVERLAALEERARRLEVERDQQARIGAAAERARIAREMHDVVAHSLSVVIAQADGGRYAAATDPAAAERALVTIGQTGRDALADIRRILGVLRQEDEDGGALLPQPTGSDLDALVGQVRAAGLPVSLVRTGAERPLPAGAGLALYRIVQEALTNTLKHAGPAARATVHLQWSPGAVAVQVDDDGRGASALDDGQGHGLLGMRERAALYGGTVDAGPRPGGGFRVQARLPLDGSAAGAGAPGGDRAAAAAPGADRAATAPGAHRAEAAPGAGRPAAGGAGRMPPGPVRPAAAPEAGGPARAGGAGTAPAAAPWRQP encoded by the coding sequence ATGGCGAGGGAGGTCGGGCTGCGGGCGCGGCTGGCCGACGTCAGCACCCGGCGCTCCACGATCGACTCCCTGGCCGCGCTCGCCGCGCTGTTCTTCCTCGGGCTGCCCTCGATCACGGTCACCGGGAGCCTCGGCCAGCCCGGCGGCGCGGCCGCCGTCGCCGCGGGCATCGTCATGCCCGTGGCCCTGGCGTGGCGGCGCAGCCGCCCGGCCGCCTCGGCCGCGACCGTCTACGCCGCGGCCCTGGTGCACCTCATCGCCGGCGCCGTGGTCATCCCCGCCGACGTCCTCGTCCTGGTCGCGCTGTACTCGGTGACCATCTACGGCCCGGTGTGGGCCCGCCGGGCCGGGCTCGCCGGCGCCCTGGCCGGGGCGGTCCTGCTCCCCCTCGCCGCCGGGTACACGTACGGCCCGCCCGCGCCGGCGGCGGTCGCCACGATGAGCTTCGGCGTCGGCGGCGTGGTGCTGGCCGTGTGGGGCCTGGCCATCATGCGCCGGGGCCGGGTCGAGCGGCTCGCGGCCCTGGAGGAGCGCGCCCGCCGGCTGGAGGTCGAGCGCGACCAGCAGGCCCGCATCGGTGCCGCGGCGGAGCGGGCCCGGATCGCCCGGGAGATGCACGACGTCGTCGCCCACTCCCTCTCGGTGGTCATCGCGCAGGCCGACGGCGGCCGGTACGCCGCGGCCACCGACCCCGCCGCCGCGGAGCGGGCGCTGGTGACCATCGGCCAGACCGGCCGGGACGCGCTGGCGGACATCCGCCGCATCCTGGGGGTGCTGCGGCAGGAGGACGAGGACGGCGGCGCGCTCCTCCCCCAGCCCACCGGCAGCGACCTGGACGCGCTCGTCGGGCAGGTCCGCGCCGCCGGCCTGCCGGTCTCCCTGGTCCGCACCGGGGCCGAGCGGCCGCTGCCCGCCGGGGCCGGCCTGGCGCTGTACCGGATCGTCCAGGAGGCGCTGACCAACACCCTCAAGCACGCCGGCCCGGCCGCCCGCGCCACCGTCCATCTGCAGTGGTCCCCCGGTGCCGTCGCGGTGCAGGTCGACGACGACGGCCGGGGCGCCTCCGCGCTCGACGACGGCCAGGGCCACGGCCTGCTCGGCATGCGGGAGCGGGCGGCGCTCTACGGCGGCACGGTCGATGCCGGGCCGCGGCCGGGTGGCGGGTTCCGGGTCCAGGCCCGGCTGCCGCTGGACGGGTCGGCGGCCGGCGCCGGCGCACCGGGCGGGGACCGCGCGGCGGCCGCAGCACCGGGCGCTGACCGAGCGGCGACCGCGCCGGGCGCGCACCGAGCGGAGGCCGCGCCGGGCGCGGGACGCCCGGCAGCCGGCGGGGCTGGCAGGATGCCCCCCGGGCCCGTCCGGCCCGCCGCCGCACCGGAGGCGGGCGGCCCAGCAAGGGCCGGCGGGGCGGGCACCGCCCCCGCCGCCGCGCCCTGGAGACAGCCATGA
- a CDS encoding response regulator transcription factor: MTTEPAAPIRVALVDDQQLVRAGFAMVIGSQPDMDVVLEAGDGAQALRLLASHPVDVVLMDVRMPTLDGLAATAELTGDGGPRVIILTTFDLDEYVLRAIRAGASGFLLKDAPPEEMLAAIRTVHSGDAVIAPSSTRRLIERLAEILPPEQQTPPAVLDTLTDREREVLVLMARGRSNTEIAADLFVAEATVKTHVGRVLAKVGARDRVQAVVLAYETGLVTPGS; encoded by the coding sequence ATGACCACCGAGCCCGCCGCCCCCATCCGGGTCGCGCTCGTCGACGACCAGCAGCTCGTCCGCGCCGGGTTCGCCATGGTCATCGGCTCCCAGCCGGACATGGACGTCGTCCTCGAGGCCGGCGACGGCGCGCAGGCGCTGCGGCTGCTCGCCTCCCACCCGGTCGACGTCGTCCTGATGGACGTGCGCATGCCGACCCTAGACGGGCTCGCCGCCACCGCCGAGCTCACCGGCGACGGCGGCCCTCGGGTCATCATCCTGACCACCTTCGACCTGGACGAGTACGTCCTGCGCGCGATCCGGGCGGGCGCCAGCGGCTTCCTGCTCAAGGACGCCCCGCCGGAGGAGATGCTCGCCGCGATCCGCACCGTCCACTCCGGCGATGCCGTCATCGCGCCCTCCTCCACCCGGCGGCTCATCGAGCGCCTCGCGGAGATCCTCCCGCCCGAGCAGCAGACGCCACCGGCGGTGCTGGACACGCTGACCGACCGCGAGCGCGAGGTGCTCGTGCTGATGGCCCGCGGACGGTCCAACACCGAGATCGCCGCCGACCTCTTCGTCGCCGAGGCCACGGTCAAGACGCACGTGGGCCGGGTGCTGGCCAAGGTCGGGGCGCGGGACCGGGTGCAGGCGGTCGTGCTGGCCTACGAGACCGGGCTGGTCACGCCCGGGTCCTGA
- a CDS encoding ABC transporter ATP-binding protein, translated as MTTAPAPAPRPDSPGPAVRAVGLRKTYGSGDTAVRALDGVDVAFDAGRFTAIMGPSGSGKSTLMHVLAGLDEADGGQVFLGPTELTSLDDKRLTLLRRARVGFVFQSFNLLPMYTAEQNITLPVELAGGDVDRAWLATLVRTLGIEGRLTHRPAELSGGQQQRVAIARALITRPDVVFADEPTGNLDSRSGAEVLSFLRTSVRELGQTVVMVTHDPTAASYADRVVLLADGRIAGTITDPTPESVLAGLDALRGPELIGGEALAR; from the coding sequence ATGACGACCGCCCCCGCCCCCGCCCCCCGGCCGGACAGCCCCGGACCGGCCGTCCGCGCCGTCGGGCTCCGGAAGACCTACGGCAGCGGGGACACCGCGGTCCGCGCGCTGGACGGGGTGGACGTGGCGTTCGACGCCGGCCGGTTCACCGCGATCATGGGCCCGTCCGGGTCCGGCAAGTCCACCCTCATGCACGTGCTCGCCGGCCTGGACGAGGCCGACGGCGGGCAGGTCTTCCTCGGCCCGACCGAGCTCACCAGCCTGGACGACAAGCGGCTGACCCTGCTGCGCCGCGCGCGGGTCGGCTTCGTCTTCCAGTCCTTCAACCTGCTGCCGATGTACACCGCGGAGCAGAACATCACCCTGCCCGTCGAGCTGGCCGGCGGCGACGTCGACCGCGCCTGGCTGGCCACCCTGGTACGGACGCTGGGGATCGAGGGGCGCCTGACGCACCGGCCGGCCGAGCTCTCCGGCGGGCAGCAGCAGCGGGTGGCGATCGCCCGGGCGCTGATCACCCGGCCCGACGTCGTCTTCGCCGACGAGCCGACCGGCAACCTCGACTCCCGGTCCGGGGCGGAGGTGCTGTCCTTCCTGCGCACCTCGGTGCGCGAGCTGGGGCAGACGGTGGTCATGGTCACCCACGACCCCACCGCCGCGAGCTACGCCGACCGGGTGGTCCTGCTGGCCGACGGGCGCATCGCCGGGACCATCACCGACCCCACCCCCGAGTCCGTCCTCGCCGGCCTGGACGCGCTGCGCGGGCCGGAGCTGATCGGCGGGGAGGCGCTGGCCCGATGA
- a CDS encoding FtsX-like permease family protein, producing MIRLTLAQMRRSVGRLTAAGVAIAVAAAFVAASLLAGGVFRETTYRAVTAGMADADVVVHPADGRLTPDTVADVAALDAVTAVGGVAEVYGQVLVGGQRAGVVLVPVPPDPALDPYTLTAGDRPADGTGIALTDDAAERLGAEVGDTVRVEWERWDASAGTPDAAGAAPAPADGDAPAAAETSGGWVTETADLTLTGIVTAPSALVSGGATALVSQDNLDAWAAAAEPDGQVAYSALHAVAAAGTSPETAAEQVRDALPGDVLVRTATEEAEAQTADLTGNDQMLTYLALGFAAVAMVVAALVIANTFQVLVAQRTHTLALLRCVGATKAQVRRSVLVEAGLLGLAASAVGLLGGLGLGQLALLVLGRSDAGALPTAISLTPAVVVVPLLTGTVVTVLAALAPARAATRVRPVAALRPATPAGGRAGGRGRWWLALLTTLAGAALLGGAVAGVLLADLDMGLALAVGILGGIVSLTGVLVGAVFLVPGTVRAAGRLLAVVLPRRHRLTARLATVDATRQPRRTSATASALVIGVALVVMMSTAAATARSSLSAELDRQFPVDLLVSSASHDGAGTAALTPAQLAALSGTAGVRSVAELAEADVEVRADGASLTTTVQGLDPAAAERVLRDPAPVAALADDVLLVGPDAAEALGLPDGAGGGSGGGRDADGGADGAGDGGSGAEVTLAGDGGSVTVRARVAEVGAAQVLTTPATLADVEPDARTTTAWAQLTGDDAAATVAAVQDAVAAATTADAAVPQVVGAAAEREAFASTIDTLLAVVVGLLAVAVVIALIGVANTLSLSVIERRREHAVLRAMGLTRGQLRGMLAAEGAEVAVVGAALGAGPGLLYGWAGAAVLLGGLGELQLAVPWPHLAAVLAVALAAGLVASVLPARSATRVPPVAALAAE from the coding sequence ATGATCCGCCTCACCCTGGCCCAGATGCGGCGCAGCGTCGGCCGGCTGACCGCGGCCGGCGTCGCGATCGCCGTGGCCGCCGCGTTCGTCGCCGCCAGCCTGCTCGCCGGCGGCGTGTTCCGGGAGACCACCTACCGGGCGGTGACCGCCGGGATGGCGGACGCCGACGTCGTCGTGCACCCCGCCGACGGCCGGCTCACCCCGGACACCGTCGCTGACGTCGCCGCCCTCGACGCGGTGACGGCGGTCGGCGGCGTGGCCGAGGTCTACGGGCAGGTGCTGGTGGGGGGACAGCGCGCCGGCGTCGTCCTCGTCCCCGTCCCGCCGGACCCGGCGCTCGACCCCTACACCCTGACCGCGGGCGACCGGCCCGCCGACGGCACCGGCATCGCCCTGACCGACGACGCCGCCGAGCGGCTGGGCGCCGAGGTCGGTGACACCGTCCGCGTCGAGTGGGAGCGGTGGGACGCGAGCGCCGGCACCCCGGACGCCGCCGGTGCCGCTCCCGCTCCGGCCGACGGCGACGCACCCGCCGCCGCCGAGACCTCCGGCGGGTGGGTCACCGAGACCGCCGACCTGACTCTCACCGGGATCGTCACCGCCCCCTCCGCGCTCGTCTCCGGCGGCGCCACCGCGCTGGTGAGCCAGGACAACCTGGACGCCTGGGCCGCCGCGGCCGAGCCGGACGGGCAGGTGGCCTACTCGGCGCTGCACGCCGTCGCCGCGGCCGGGACCAGCCCCGAGACCGCCGCGGAGCAGGTGCGGGACGCCCTGCCGGGCGACGTCCTGGTGCGTACCGCGACCGAGGAGGCCGAGGCCCAGACGGCCGACCTGACCGGCAACGACCAGATGCTGACCTACCTCGCCCTCGGCTTCGCCGCGGTGGCGATGGTGGTGGCGGCCCTCGTCATCGCCAACACCTTCCAGGTGCTGGTGGCCCAGCGGACCCACACCCTGGCGCTGCTGCGGTGCGTCGGGGCCACCAAGGCGCAGGTGCGCCGCTCGGTGCTGGTCGAGGCCGGCCTGCTGGGGCTGGCGGCCTCCGCGGTGGGCCTGCTCGGCGGGCTCGGCCTGGGCCAGCTGGCGCTGCTCGTGCTCGGCCGCTCCGACGCCGGCGCCCTGCCCACGGCCATCTCCCTGACCCCGGCCGTCGTCGTCGTGCCCCTGCTGACCGGCACCGTGGTCACCGTGCTCGCCGCCCTGGCGCCGGCCCGCGCGGCCACCCGGGTCCGCCCGGTCGCCGCGCTGCGCCCCGCCACCCCGGCGGGCGGCCGGGCCGGCGGGCGCGGCCGCTGGTGGCTCGCCCTGCTCACCACCCTCGCCGGCGCCGCCCTGCTCGGCGGCGCCGTGGCCGGGGTGCTGCTCGCCGACCTCGACATGGGGCTCGCGCTCGCCGTCGGCATCCTCGGCGGCATCGTGTCCCTGACCGGGGTGCTCGTCGGGGCGGTGTTCCTCGTGCCCGGCACGGTCCGGGCGGCCGGCCGGCTGCTCGCCGTCGTGCTGCCCCGCCGGCACCGCCTGACCGCGCGGCTGGCCACCGTGGACGCCACCCGGCAGCCGCGGCGCACCTCGGCCACGGCGTCCGCGCTCGTCATCGGGGTCGCCCTGGTGGTGATGATGTCCACGGCGGCCGCCACCGCCCGCTCCAGCCTCTCCGCCGAGCTGGACCGGCAGTTCCCGGTGGACCTGCTGGTCAGCTCGGCGAGCCACGATGGCGCGGGCACCGCCGCGCTCACCCCGGCGCAGCTGGCCGCGCTGTCCGGCACGGCCGGGGTGCGGAGCGTGGCCGAGCTGGCCGAGGCGGACGTCGAGGTGCGGGCCGACGGCGCGTCGCTCACCACCACCGTGCAGGGCCTGGACCCGGCGGCGGCCGAGCGGGTGCTGCGCGACCCCGCGCCAGTGGCCGCGCTCGCCGACGACGTCCTGCTGGTCGGCCCGGACGCCGCCGAGGCGCTCGGGCTCCCGGACGGTGCGGGCGGTGGCAGCGGCGGCGGCCGGGACGCCGACGGCGGTGCCGACGGCGCCGGGGATGGCGGCAGCGGCGCGGAGGTGACCCTGGCCGGCGACGGCGGGTCGGTGACCGTGCGCGCCCGGGTCGCCGAGGTCGGCGCCGCGCAGGTCCTCACCACCCCGGCCACGCTCGCCGACGTCGAGCCGGACGCGCGGACCACCACCGCCTGGGCGCAGCTGACCGGTGACGACGCGGCCGCGACTGTGGCCGCGGTGCAGGATGCGGTGGCCGCGGCCACCACGGCCGACGCCGCGGTGCCCCAGGTGGTCGGGGCGGCCGCAGAGCGGGAGGCCTTCGCCAGCACCATCGACACCCTGCTCGCGGTGGTCGTCGGGCTGCTGGCGGTGGCGGTGGTCATCGCGCTCATCGGCGTGGCGAACACCCTCTCGCTGTCGGTCATCGAGCGGCGCCGGGAGCACGCGGTGCTGCGCGCGATGGGCCTGACCCGGGGGCAGCTGCGCGGCATGCTGGCCGCCGAGGGGGCCGAGGTCGCCGTCGTCGGTGCCGCCCTCGGCGCGGGCCCGGGCCTGCTGTACGGCTGGGCCGGAGCGGCGGTGCTGCTCGGTGGGCTCGGGGAGCTGCAGCTCGCCGTGCCCTGGCCGCACCTGGCGGCCGTGCTCGCGGTCGCCCTCGCCGCCGGCCTGGTGGCCTCGGTGCTGCCGGCCCGGTCCGCCACCCGGGTGCCGCCGGTGGCGGCGCTGGCCGCCGAGTGA
- a CDS encoding FtsK/SpoIIIE domain-containing protein: protein MALRCAFHLAVLTGPETGWCLGLAGRAVVGRGPGDLVLTDPLVSRRHLELRLRAGRVQARDAGSANGTWWHRPRPRGGVGRRRRLRRGWRELVVGTRLVVGATVLEVRRRPTSLHLPAPPPTGAVAGAGAAAGTGPGDRPAGGRRRWGRRTQPTAAPGPGAPDQPGPRRPRAWDRTDVLRVGIPLLLCLTTAGLLLGSGAGPARWALLALPVGMLALALGAARPRPPTAGSDPRPDAAALLLLAAAAPPPLAPGAVLHLTLPGADGGGGGGGGDGGGADGGAGAGATLDVRPGDAVALLGPADAAARAARLLLAEVGVLHGGRVGLAVPPDWPAPPPPDPDPAWWLTVVDAAEPQPAPPAPPAPAPPAAASPASAPPAPATSTLVLAERLAAVPPWCTRVVPVSGGVGAPWAAAVAALLAARRREPGAALPTEVRLTAAVGPLTADAVASAWRAAGATLPGPVGADAEGLVELDLVTDGPHALVAGTTGSGKSELLLAYLLGLALRHSPADLQLVLLDYKGGATFGPLADLPHAAGVLTDLDPAGTARALASLRAEVRRRERLLAAAGAKDLAEHRARGGTGLPRLLVVVDEFRTLAQTHPDVLDALVRLAAQGRSLGVHLVLATQRPGGAVGPDVRANLTARLCLRVLDPADSLDVLGTAAAAALPVHPGRAVLRTDRTRTLQALWCGPPDEAVVARACAAVTAAWQRQGAGAPPRPWAPALPTRVTLAELAAEADGPGLAAGPGPAAGSGPADGGGPGRAMGPLLARTDLPEEQRLGVWAWDSSALLVTGGPGTGRTELVRAAATGALAAGVEVAMTRNVGARPEAFADLGGPALGTVVGTDDPRRAARLLEPARPRRAGPAGARRRRRGRRVRGPRPRAPGGRGGAARRGGAGRGAHPGGGGAHRAAVAGRRPLDGGGPHPAGAGAAGRGRGPARRRPAPPDGRPAGAGPRGAARARPGHRGAGRPRRPAVGGAGDRAGDRARELGPGPGWGRSGARVPGPPARAAAAGGGPGPPRRGRVGPGAARRRRGRRRPGGRPARRRGPAAGGGPPGQRPQHRARRRAGPGPGAAAVDLRPGPTPAGPTPAAPAAAGPGTVALVDDADAWPPEALAALVQGTLADRAALVLAARTETVLAAFRGPLAEARATGPVLVLAPARGGAARLTDLDLTTAIDPVRPYHSGLGVLVRGGSAQPVQVALP from the coding sequence ATGGCGCTGCGCTGCGCGTTCCACCTCGCCGTGCTCACCGGGCCGGAGACCGGCTGGTGCCTGGGGCTGGCCGGCCGGGCCGTTGTCGGCCGCGGACCGGGCGACCTGGTGCTCACCGACCCGCTCGTCTCCCGCCGGCACCTCGAGCTCCGGCTGCGGGCCGGCCGCGTCCAGGCGCGCGACGCGGGCTCGGCGAACGGGACCTGGTGGCACCGCCCGCGGCCGCGGGGCGGGGTGGGGCGGCGCCGCCGCCTGCGCCGGGGCTGGCGCGAGCTGGTGGTCGGCACCCGCCTGGTGGTGGGCGCGACCGTGCTCGAGGTGCGGCGCCGGCCGACCTCCCTGCACCTGCCGGCGCCGCCACCGACGGGGGCCGTCGCCGGGGCCGGTGCTGCGGCGGGCACGGGTCCCGGCGACCGGCCAGCGGGTGGTCGCCGGCGGTGGGGCCGGAGGACGCAGCCGACCGCGGCGCCCGGCCCCGGGGCACCGGACCAGCCCGGGCCGCGGCGCCCGCGCGCCTGGGACCGCACCGACGTGCTGCGCGTCGGCATCCCGCTCCTGCTGTGCCTGACCACCGCCGGGCTGCTCCTCGGCTCCGGCGCCGGCCCCGCCCGGTGGGCCCTCCTCGCCCTGCCCGTGGGCATGCTCGCCCTCGCCCTCGGGGCTGCCCGGCCCCGGCCGCCCACCGCCGGATCGGACCCGCGACCCGACGCCGCGGCGCTGCTGCTCCTCGCCGCCGCCGCCCCGCCGCCGCTCGCCCCGGGCGCCGTCCTGCACCTGACCCTGCCCGGTGCAGATGGCGGTGGTGGTGGCGGCGGAGGTGACGGCGGCGGTGCCGATGGTGGTGCCGGGGCGGGTGCCACCCTGGACGTCCGCCCGGGCGACGCCGTCGCCCTCCTCGGCCCGGCCGACGCCGCCGCCCGGGCGGCCCGGCTGCTGCTGGCCGAGGTCGGCGTGCTGCACGGCGGCCGGGTCGGGCTCGCCGTCCCGCCGGACTGGCCCGCCCCACCGCCGCCCGACCCCGACCCGGCCTGGTGGCTGACCGTGGTCGACGCCGCGGAGCCCCAGCCGGCACCGCCCGCACCGCCCGCCCCGGCGCCGCCCGCAGCGGCCTCGCCCGCCTCGGCCCCGCCCGCGCCGGCCACCAGCACCCTGGTGCTGGCCGAGCGGCTCGCCGCGGTGCCGCCGTGGTGCACCCGCGTCGTCCCGGTCAGCGGCGGCGTCGGCGCGCCCTGGGCGGCGGCCGTAGCAGCCCTGCTCGCCGCCCGGCGCCGGGAGCCGGGCGCGGCGCTGCCCACCGAGGTCCGGCTCACCGCGGCCGTCGGCCCGCTGACCGCGGACGCCGTCGCCAGCGCCTGGCGCGCCGCCGGCGCCACTCTGCCCGGGCCGGTGGGCGCGGACGCCGAGGGGCTGGTCGAGCTCGACCTGGTCACCGACGGCCCGCACGCGCTGGTGGCCGGGACCACCGGGTCGGGGAAGTCCGAGCTGCTGCTGGCCTACCTGCTCGGCCTCGCGCTGCGGCACTCCCCCGCCGACCTCCAGCTCGTCCTGCTCGACTACAAGGGCGGGGCGACGTTCGGCCCGCTGGCCGACCTGCCGCACGCCGCCGGAGTGCTCACCGACCTCGACCCGGCCGGCACCGCCCGGGCGCTGGCGTCGCTGCGGGCGGAGGTGCGCCGGCGCGAGCGCCTCCTCGCCGCCGCCGGCGCCAAGGACCTGGCCGAGCACCGCGCCCGCGGCGGCACCGGCCTGCCCCGGCTGCTCGTCGTGGTCGACGAGTTCCGCACCCTCGCCCAGACCCACCCCGACGTCCTCGACGCCCTCGTCCGGCTCGCCGCCCAGGGCCGCTCCCTGGGCGTCCACCTGGTGCTGGCCACCCAGCGGCCGGGCGGGGCGGTGGGCCCGGACGTGCGGGCGAACCTCACCGCCCGGCTCTGCCTGCGGGTGCTCGACCCGGCCGACTCCCTGGACGTCCTGGGCACCGCCGCGGCCGCCGCCCTGCCCGTGCACCCCGGCCGGGCCGTCCTGCGGACCGACCGGACCCGCACGCTCCAGGCGCTGTGGTGCGGGCCGCCGGACGAGGCGGTGGTGGCACGGGCCTGCGCGGCCGTCACGGCGGCCTGGCAGCGGCAGGGTGCCGGGGCGCCGCCGCGCCCGTGGGCCCCGGCCCTGCCGACGAGGGTGACGCTCGCCGAGCTCGCCGCCGAGGCCGACGGGCCGGGGCTGGCCGCCGGGCCGGGGCCGGCCGCCGGGTCGGGGCCGGCCGACGGCGGCGGTCCCGGCCGGGCCATGGGACCGCTGCTGGCCCGGACCGACCTGCCCGAGGAGCAGCGGCTCGGGGTGTGGGCCTGGGACAGCAGCGCGCTGCTGGTCACCGGCGGCCCGGGCACCGGCCGGACCGAGCTGGTCCGCGCCGCCGCGACCGGGGCCCTGGCCGCGGGCGTGGAAGTGGCGATGACCCGGAACGTCGGGGCCCGGCCCGAGGCGTTCGCCGACCTCGGCGGGCCCGCGCTGGGCACGGTGGTCGGCACTGACGACCCGCGCCGCGCGGCCCGGCTGCTGGAGCCTGCTCGGCCGCGGCGGGCGGGGCCGGCAGGTGCTCGCCGTCGACGACGCGGACGCCGTGTGCGAGGCCCTCGACCTCGTGCGCCCGGCGGGCGGGGCGGCGCTGCTCGCCGGGGCGGTGCGGGACGCGGCGCGCACCCAGGTGGCGGTGGTGCTCACCGGGCCGCCGTCGCTGGCCGCCGCCCGCTGGACGGAGGTGGTCCGCACCCGGCTGGTGCTGGCGCCGCGGGACGAGGCCGAGGCCCTGCTCGCCGGCGTCCCGCGCCACCTGATGGGCGCCCCGCCGGTGCCGGGCCGCGGGGTGCTGCTCGAGCCCGGCCGGGCCACCGCGGTGCAGGTCGCCCTCGCCGCCCGGCCGTCGGCGGGGCTGGCGACCGGGCCGGCGACCGGGCCCGGGAGTTGGGCCCCGGCCCGGGGTGGGGCCGGTCCGGCGCCCGAGTACCCGGCCCTCCGGCTCGTGCCGCTGCCGCCGGTGGTGGCCCTGGCCCACCTCGGCGCGGCCGGGTCGGGCCGGGTGCTGCTCGGCGCCGGCGGGGACGACGCCGGCCCGGTGGGCGTCCCGCTCGCCGCCGGGGACCGGCTGCTGGTGGTGGGCCCCCCGGGCAGCGGCCGCAGCACCGCGCTCGCCGTCGTGCGGGCCCAGGCCCGGGCGCCGCGGCGGTGGACCTCCGGCCGGGCCCGACGCCGGCGGGGCCGACCCCGGCCGCGCCGGCGGCCGCCGGCCCGGGCACGGTGGCGCTCGTCGACGACGCCGACGCCTGGCCGCCGGAGGCCCTGGCCGCGCTGGTGCAGGGAACCTTGGCCGACCGCGCGGCGCTCGTCCTGGCGGCCCGCACCGAGACCGTGCTCGCCGCCTTCCGCGGACCCCTCGCCGAGGCGCGCGCCACCGGCCCGGTGCTCGTCCTCGCCCCGGCCCGGGGCGGGGCCGCCCGCCTGACCGACCTCGACCTGACGACGGCGATCGACCCGGTGCGCCCCTACCACTCCGGGCTCGGCGTCCTCGTCCGCGGCGGGTCGGCGCAACCGGTCCAGGTGGCGCTGCCCTGA
- a CDS encoding WhiB family transcriptional regulator, producing MDWRHRAACLTEDPELFFPIGNTGPALVQIEEAKAVCQRCPVVDTCLKWALENGQDSGVWGGLSEDERRALKRRTARARRAG from the coding sequence ATGGACTGGCGTCACCGCGCTGCCTGTCTCACCGAGGACCCCGAGCTGTTCTTCCCGATCGGGAACACCGGGCCGGCCCTGGTGCAGATCGAGGAGGCGAAGGCGGTGTGCCAGCGCTGCCCCGTCGTCGACACGTGCCTGAAGTGGGCGCTGGAGAACGGGCAGGACTCCGGCGTCTGGGGCGGCCTCTCCGAGGACGAGCGCCGCGCCCTCAAGCGCCGCACCGCCCGCGCCCGCCGCGCCGGCTGA
- a CDS encoding sensor histidine kinase — translation MIAAAADVEPADAEWLHQLVGDWQVVADLAFADLVLWLPTDDGSFVVAAHCRPSTAGTVHYDDIVGDTPTEPRRQLMNQTLLDRGIHLRAEHDGERGLREVVIPVVHDGRAVAVLTRESALPTSRVPSRLEISYMEIADVLCAMMSRGEFPQPAPTGSRRGAPRVGDGLVRLDAEGRVLYASPNAVSNFHRLGVIGELKGAVLAELVTALLEEHTNVDEALAVVVMGRAPWRTDIEARGVALSLRAVPLLDRGERSGALLLCRDVTEVRRRERELLTKDATIREIHHRVKNNLQTVSALLRLQARRSPNEETRAALGEATRRVATIALVHETLSQNLDEVVNFDEVFGRALRLAADVASPDSSVRTVVEGTFGAVGAEAATALAVVLTELVTNAVEHGLQSRSGTVTVTAERDGLELTVRVADDGVGLEQGKVLTGLGTQIVSTIVTNELHGSIHWAPRPEGGTEVVLHAHLGQARPKGARG, via the coding sequence ATGATCGCGGCCGCCGCCGACGTCGAGCCGGCCGACGCCGAGTGGCTCCACCAGCTGGTGGGCGACTGGCAGGTGGTGGCCGACCTCGCCTTCGCCGACCTGGTGCTGTGGCTGCCCACCGACGACGGCTCCTTCGTCGTCGCCGCCCACTGCCGCCCGTCCACCGCCGGGACGGTCCACTACGACGACATCGTCGGGGACACCCCGACCGAGCCGCGCCGCCAGCTCATGAACCAGACGCTGCTGGACCGGGGCATCCACCTGCGGGCCGAGCACGACGGCGAGCGGGGGCTGCGCGAGGTCGTCATCCCCGTCGTCCACGACGGGCGGGCGGTCGCGGTGCTGACCCGGGAGAGCGCGCTGCCCACCTCCCGGGTCCCCTCCCGGCTGGAGATCTCCTACATGGAGATCGCCGACGTGCTCTGCGCGATGATGTCCCGCGGCGAGTTCCCCCAGCCCGCGCCCACCGGGTCCCGGCGCGGCGCCCCGCGGGTCGGCGACGGCCTGGTCCGGCTGGACGCGGAGGGCCGGGTGCTCTACGCCAGCCCCAACGCGGTGAGCAACTTCCACCGGCTGGGCGTCATCGGCGAGCTCAAGGGCGCCGTCCTCGCCGAGCTCGTCACCGCGCTGCTGGAGGAGCACACGAACGTGGACGAGGCCCTCGCCGTCGTCGTCATGGGCCGGGCGCCCTGGCGCACCGACATCGAGGCCCGCGGGGTCGCCCTGTCCCTGCGGGCGGTCCCGCTGCTCGACCGCGGCGAGCGGTCCGGCGCGCTGCTGCTGTGCCGGGACGTCACCGAGGTCCGCCGCCGGGAGCGGGAGCTGCTCACCAAGGACGCCACCATCCGGGAGATCCACCACCGGGTGAAGAACAACCTGCAGACCGTCTCGGCGCTGCTGCGCCTGCAGGCCCGCCGCTCGCCCAACGAGGAGACCAGGGCCGCGCTCGGCGAGGCCACCCGCCGGGTGGCCACCATCGCCCTGGTGCACGAGACGCTCTCGCAGAACCTGGACGAGGTGGTGAACTTCGACGAGGTCTTCGGGCGGGCGCTGCGCCTGGCCGCCGACGTCGCCTCGCCGGACTCCTCGGTCCGCACCGTGGTGGAGGGGACCTTCGGCGCGGTGGGCGCGGAGGCGGCGACGGCGCTCGCCGTCGTCCTCACCGAGCTGGTCACCAACGCCGTCGAGCACGGGCTGCAGTCCCGGTCCGGCACCGTCACGGTCACCGCCGAGCGGGACGGCCTCGAGCTCACCGTCCGGGTGGCCGACGACGGCGTGGGCCTGGAGCAGGGCAAGGTGCTCACCGGGCTCGGCACCCAGATCGTCTCCACGATCGTGACCAACGAGCTGCACGGCTCCATCCACTGGGCGCCGCGGCCCGAGGGGGGCACCGAGGTGGTGCTGCACGCGCACCTGGGCCAGGCCCGGCCCAAGGGCGCCCGCGGCTGA